Part of the Phycisphaerales bacterium genome, TCTACGAACCGCTCCGCGCATGCCGCCACCTCCGCCCGATGGTACAGCCGCCCGCCAGCCAAGGCCTGCCCTATCGTCTGCGCACCAACACACAAGGCCCCGTAGCTCAGCGGTTAGAGCACGCGACTCATAATCGCTCGGTCCCCGGTTCGAATCCGGGCGGGGCTATTCCTGGGCCGCGAAGGCATGTTCGATGCCGAAAACCTCGTCGATGAGGTCCAGCAACTGCGATGTCTCGAACGGCTTCTTCAAGAATTGCACGTTCTTGAAGTCGCCGAGCTTGGTCTGCGATGCGTCGGCGAATCCGCTGATGATGATGATCGGTACGTCGGAGATACGCCTCAGGTTGTCCGCCAGGCTCCCGCCGTCGCCGCCGGGCATGTTGAGGTCGCTGATCACCAGGTCGGCTCCGTGCGCCTGAAACAAGCTCAGCGCTTGCCCGCCCGAACAGGCGGACTCGCAGCGATAACCGACGCTCGCCAACCGAGCGACGAGCGCCTGCAGCACGCTCGGATCATTGTCAACGAGGAGAATCGATTGCCTGCCTTGGTCTGACACTTCTCCGCCTCCCTTCATCGCGTTCGTCCATTTCCTTACGCTGCGTGTGATCCCGTCGCAAAGTCGATTGCGGTCACGACCGATCTCGCGTCGTACGGCTTGGTCAAGAAGCCCGCGCAGCCAGCGGCCCGCGCCCGGTCCTTGGCCGTGTCGTGGATGTTGGCCGTCAAGAAGATGACCGGTATCTCGCCGGCAGAGCCCGATTCCTTCAACCGACGAAGAACCTCGAATCCGTCCATTTCAGGCATTCTCAGGTCGAGCAAGATCGCGTCGGGGAGCTCTTCTTTCGCGGCTGAGATCCCCGCCGGTCCATCACAGGCGGTCAGGACCTCGAATCCACACGCGACGAGCCTCGCCTCGAGGACCTGTCGGATGGACCACTCGTCGTCGACGATGAGTACGCGCTTAGCCATAGCTCCTTGCTCCTAGCAGCACGAGCGGAATCTCGCGCATGGCTTCGTTCAATTCTGTCGGATATGACCACGAATCGACCGTTTCGAAATCGAGGAGGGGCGCGTTCAGGCCATCGTCTTCGATCTGCTGCCGCCTCGCGTCGTGGATTCGTCGCTTCCATGCCTCGACGTCCATCGTCCGGCCGAGGATCCACCAAGACTCGGTGACGCTGTTCGTATCCCCCCCCTTGGCGTCGTCGTGTACCGGAAGCAGGAGGTCCGTCGGGAAGCTCACCGAAGACAAGAACGAAGAAACCTCCTGTGGATTCCCGTGCTCGCGAGCCCGCACCTGCAGCAGCACGAGTTGATCCTCGGGACGCTCGATGGAAGCCATCGTGTTGAAGTAATGATCGAGGATCGCCTCGGGCTGGTTGTACGGCACCGTGAACGAGAACGTCGCGCCCTTCCCTCGCTCGCTCTGGACCGAGATCCGGCCGAGGTTGAGCCAAGAGAGCTCTTCCGCGATGCTCAGGCCGAGCCCGAATCCCTTGGCCGTCGCACGCCGACCGGCCGAAGTCTGGTGGAATCGTCCGAACAGCGAATCGATCTCCTCTACCGAGAGGCCCGAGCCCTGGTCGGTCACACCGATGACGACCTCTCCGAGCCCATCGCGCCGGGTCGCGGAGAGGCGAATGACGCTGTTCTGGGGGGAGAACTTGATCGCGTTGGTCATCAGGTTGGCGATCACCCGACGCACCTTCTCTTCGTCGGCGAAGACTTCGGGCAGCCCGTCTTCGACCCGTTCCTCGATGGTGATGCCGCGAGACGATGCCTTCCTGGCAAGCGTGGCCCTTCCGCGCTCGAAGATGTCTTCGACCCGATGCCCGCGACGCTCGACGCGGAGCCTTCCGGCCCGCAGCTTGCTGGAATCGAGCAGGTCTTCGACCATGTGGTTGAGGTCCCCCACCGCACCCGACATGATCTTCAGGAACTCGACCTGCTTTTCGGTCACCGGTCCGGCCAGACCGTCGTTGATGATCGATGCGAATTCTTTGATGACCGTTAGCGGCGTGCGAAACTCGTGGGATACGTCGTCGACGACGCGGTGCGCTCGCTCGGCCATCGCGCCGAGTTCCACGTTCTGCCGGGCGATGACCTCGCTGGATTGCTGCAAGTGTTCGGTGATGCGTTGGAGGTCGCGCGTCTTACTCTCGGCGAGCTCGAGGGCGTCGGCACGCGCACAGCCCAGCAGCCACACGAAGAGTGACGCAACGCTGCTGAGGATCAGGCCGTAGACGGCGACCGTCGAGCTCTGGGATGAAACCGCCGCCGCATCGAAGGCCGGGCTGCTCACCATCTCGATCGTCCAGGGCTGCCCCACCGCATCGACTTCGACCGTCCGACTGAATCGGGCATGACGGTTCAGCGTCGTGGACGTTGGACGCACAGACGCGGACTCGATGCCGCGATCTTCGAACAGTTTTCTCGATGGCGAGATCCCTCGGCCTTCATAGATCGCAAACTCGACGCCGCCCTCTGCCTCCTGCACGACGCCCTCGAAGATGCCCTCGATCAGCATGGGGACGTACGCGATGCCCTCGAGCGATGCCTCGCGTTCTGCGGGCGTGTCGATGGGCGCGTCGTTGCGATAGATCGCCTTAAGCAGTAGAAAGCCCGGTTGCTGCGTATCGTCCTGGACGAGCGTGATGCGCCGCGTCAGGATCGGCTGGCCCGTGCGGATTGCCTCCTCCACCGCAGCTCGCCGATTGGCCTCTGATCCGACGTCGAAGCCCCACGCCGGTAGGTTACTTTCCAGAGGATCGATGTACTTGATGGGATACCGCACGGCGTGCGCCGACTCCGGGTGCACGACGTATCCGAGCCCGTCGTCGGCACGCTGGCTCGCCTCGAATGCGGCAAGGTCCACGCTGGCAACCCGATCGATGACGCCCATACCGATCGTGCCGGGGAACTCGGCTTCCAGGTCTCGTTGCTCGACAAACGCCCGGAACTCCGCCCTCGTCACCAACTCGCTGCCCGCGTACATGCCGCTCACGCCGTTCAATCCGTGGACGGGGAGGCGCACGCGACGCCTGGTTTCGCGAACGATGCGGTCGGAAAGCCGTTCGAACCGAGCTTCGGCTGCGCGCAGCTCGCGGCTCGACGACTGCTTGGCGACCATCGCCGACACCGAAACCCCGGGCGCGAACACCAGCACGACCGTCATGGTCAGCCAAACGCCCTTGACGCGGCTCGACGATCGGGCCTGCAGCGCCACCGAGGTTCGATGTCCGGCCAGTTCGATCGTGACGACGCCGCACGCGAGGAACACCACGATCCACGACGTGTGCGGAGCCATCGTCGAGAAGAACGGCACGGTCGTCAGCCCGTCATCGGCCAACAGCATCGCCCCCCCGGCGACGATGCCCAGGGAGATTGCGAGAAGGGCCGTCGCGGTCGACGCCCACCGCAGTGAGCGGCGCCCGCTACTCACGGCCGACAGCCCGAGCGCGACGCCGAGCAACAAGATCGCGACAGCAGTCGACTGCGACATGCGACCGGGCGTCTCGAGCGTCGCATGCTCACGCGCAACCCAGTCCATGACGAACAGTTCGTCGATGCCCAGCCCACTGCCGGTCAGCATCTCCATGATCGTGAGCGTTGCAAGCGTGCCAGCCAGTCCGGCCGCAAGCAGGGCCGCATCGCGCAGCCACGCGGCCGTCCGTGGTGTCCGGCCGGGAAGCCCAAGCAGCAGGAGTGACAACGCCGACAAGCACAGGCCAAGCGCGGTATTGAACGTCATGGCCGCAACACCGGGGAACTGCTTGGCGAGCGCATCGATCTCGAACTTCCAGCCGAGCATGACCAGCATCGTGATGGCCATCGAAGCTACTGCAGCGAGACGAACCACCCGGAACGCCCAGGGCGACGCGCTCCACGGATCAGCGTCCGCTTGGGCGTCCTGGACTGGCTCGAGCGCGTCGTCGGCAGAGTTGCTCATGACAGAGAGTCATCGACGGCATTCGACGCTCGCTTGGGGGAATCAGTAAAGTTCGCCAAACACCGACGTTCTTGCGATCCCCTTTCGGGGGACGTTAAACGTATAACCCAATGCGAGATTCCAGAAGGCGGACGCGCGCGACGAGATCAAAATCTCATATTCAAGGCGCGACGCAGCGCTACATGGCCCGGGCGATCGCCGCGGCACGATCCAATCGCTCGCGCTCGTGGGGCCCGAGGCGTTCGAGCACGCCAAGCGCCTCGTACGTTGCGAGCCGCGAGCGTGCATCGACGCTGGCGTACGCTGCGTCGGTATCGATGAGCCGCTTGCCCATGATCTCCTCGAGTTGCTCGCGGGCGTACTCGGGTCGCTTGGCCGCGGTTGAAGCCGTGCCGTACTGGCTCAGATTGCTCGCAAAGATCCCCGCAGCGCTCACGGGCAGGAAATCCTCGTACCGCAACCCCTCACGCGTGGCATAGCCGAGCCTGACCAGCTCTCGCACGTCCGTCGTCTCGATCGTGCCGGCGGCAGCGCGGCCGGCATCGGTCGGCGCATACCGGGCATACACGAGCTCGCGCTCGAGTAACCCTTCGAGCGAGTCCGGGAAGCTGGCGAACGCGTTGCGTTGCATCGCGAGGAACGCTTCTTCGTCGCGGTGCGCGAGATCGGGTTCGCCGGCGCGGGCCTCCTCGAACGCCGCGAGGCACTGGTCGTACATCGCCCGTCCGGCCGGCGTCGTGGCGTAGAAGCGCTGTTCGATCTCGCCGAATCGGGCCGTGTGCGAACCCTCGATCTGCGTGCCGTCGGCTTCCTCGAACAGGACCGGCTCGGTCAGCGCCTTGTAGGCGTCCTGTCGCAGCAGCACGGGCGTGTCCGCCGACGGCCCTTCCGTGAAATCCTTGAATCCCGCGTGCGGCAGCCTCGTCAGGTCGAGGTCGTCCTGGGCCAACCGGTCGGCCAGCGCCCCCACGTGCGTCCGCAGCATGCCCGAGTCCACGTCGGCCTCGCCTGCGGCGGCGATCCGCTCCGTTCCCAGGTGCTTGAAGTGCAGGGTGAGCCAGTCGTTCCCGCTCATGAGAAGCATCCGCTCGAGCGACCGCGTCGCGCGTTTCTCGAAGGTCGTCCGATCGCTCTGGCCCATGCAGAACTTCATCGCGGCCGTGTACACGTCCATGCAGAGCGTGTTCGGGGTCAAGTGGTTCAGGTGGTGCCGCTCGAAGCACGCGATGTCGGCCGCAATCTTGAATCCGCCGTCGCACAAGTCCGTGTAGAGCTGGTGGTCGTGGGCCCGACCCGTCCACTTGAAGATCCGCCCCGTCGCCTCGGCGATGAGCTCGTTGGCATCGTCCCAGACAAGCCCGCCCTCGGCCTCGTGCTTCCCCAGCAACTCGATCGCCCGCTCAGAGAACACCCGGCGATCGGCCAACGCGTCCTCGATGCGTTTCTTGGTCGCCTCGTCGAAGTAGTCGGTCATCAGGAGCGACGTGAACACGCGATGCTCGGGCTTGTGTGGCGAGCGGAACGCCGTCGCGATCACCGGCTGGCTCTTGGCGCCGATGGCGGTCATGTCGTAGAAGTTGTGCGGCTCCATTCCGAAGCACGCAAAGAACCGGGCGATGAGCCGGTATTCGTCGGGCCGACCGATGCGGATCGCGCCGTGCCGCTCGCCGCTCGTTCGCTCGATCTCCTCATCGCTCACGGCGAAACCGGGGTGCCGCATCGCAAGCACGTCGCACACCACCCGGTTGCACGCGGCATTCACCGCCAGCGCCTTGTCGTACAGCGGCACCTCCCGCCCGAACATCGCCGACAGCTCGGCAAACAGGCGGTTCTGCATCTCGATCGGGTCGGCGTGGGCGGGCATGGGCATCCTCGACGGTGGTGAACGACGGCCGCCAGATGGTATGCGAAGGAGCGTCAATCCAGCCGCTTGACGATCTGCTCGGTCAGCACCTCGAACCCGCCCTCGCGGACGAGTACGTCGTCCTCGATCCGCACGCCCTGGATCTCCTTGCGGAGCGCGTCGATCACGCCCCACTGCACGACGTCGCCAAACGCCTCGCGCGTCTCGGCCACGTCGATCAGACCCGGAATGAAGTACAGCCCCGGCTCGACCGTAAACCCGTGGCCCGCTTCGAGCGGGATGTCGACGCGGACGCCCACGCCGCCGGGTCCCTTCCGGGGCGCTCGCCCCGGCAAACGCCCACCCGCCCCACGCACGCCCAGGCCGATCATGTGGCCCACCCCATGGGGGAAGAACAGCCCCGCGACGCCGCGCTCGACGAGGCTCACCGGGTCGCCCTTGATCGCCCCGAGTCCGACGAGCCCATCGAGCACGACCTCGCTGCATCGCCGGTGCACGTCGTGCCACTCGGTGCCCGGTACGCACATCGCGAGCCCCGCCTCCTCGGCATCGATCACGATGTTGATCACGTCGCGCTGCGTTTGCGTGGGCTGTCCGACGGGCCACGTACGCGTGACGTCGCCCGCGTATCGCCGGTGGGCCGCGCCGGCATCGATCAGCACGCACTCGCCCTTGCTGATCACGCGATCGCCAGGTGCGAAGTGCAGCACCGCCGCGTTCGGCCCGCTGCCCACGATCGTGTCATAAGGCGTGCCGTCGCCTCCGTTGCGGAAGAACGCCGCCTCGATCTCGACCTGGAGTTGCCGTTCGGTCATGCCCGCGGCTTCGCCGCTTGTCAGCACGCGATGGGCATAGGCGTGGCCCGCCGCCGTCGCGGCGCACGCGGCGCGCATGTGCGAAATCTCGACCTCGTCCAGCACGCGGCGCGAATGGAGCAACGCGTCGGCCAGCTCCGCGCTCAATCGCTGATCGCCACCACCGCCGTATCCGGCGATCGGGCACCCCAGCATCGCAACCGATCGTCCGCGCCGCTCCGCGAGCCAGGGCCCGAGTTCGGCCAGCGGTGCACCCTCCCAGGTCACGTCACCCTCCCACGTTCGGTGGGCCTGGGTGACCTCGGGGGCGAACGCCCGCCACGGCGACCCATCGGCGAGGTCGAGCGCTAGAACGCCGCCGGGACACTGCTGCTCGGTGAGGTAGTAGTAATCGCTGTGGGCCATGAACGGGTACACGCGATCGTGCTGGCCCGGCACCGGAACCATCTCGCCCGCACCCAGCACGACGATGGGCGGCGTGGCGTGCTCGCCCAGGACCAGGCCGGCCCGTTTGAGCATGGCTTCGCCGGTGCGCTGGCGTCGGGCAACGAGGTGGGCCGCAGTGGTCTTGTCGTCGTGGCTCATCGCAGCGACTGTAGTGACCAATGATGCCGATGTGACGAATCTCACGGACAGCCTCACTCCTCCGCTCCGCGCCAAGCTCGACGACCTGGCCGAGCAGTTCCGCTCGGTCGGCCGCCAGCTCGAAGACCCCGACGTGCTCGCAGACCACGAGCAAGTGCGGGACCTCTCCATCCGACGCTCAGCCCTGGCGCCGGTGGTCGAGGGTTACGAACGCTTCAAGGCCCTGGTGGACGAAGCCGCCGAGCTCCGCCAAGCCATCGACTCGGGCGACGACGCCGAGCTGGCCGAGATGGCCAAGGCGGAATTGCCCCGCATCGAAGCAAACGCACACGACGAGATCGAGTCCGTCAAGGCCGCTCTGGTGTCGAGCGACGACAACCTCGTCGGCTCGGTCATCCTCGAGCTCCGCGCCGGTACGGGCGGAGACGAGGCCCAGATCTGGGCTAAGGACCTCCTCGAGATGTACGAGAAGTACGCCGGCCAGCGCGGCTGGTCCTTCGAGACACTCGACTTCTCCGGCGGAGAGAGCCACGGCGGGCTGCGTTCGGCGACGGCCAGCGTGAAGGGCGAGGGCGTCTGGGCCGAGCTCAGCTTCGAGGCCGGCGTGCACTCGGTCAAGCGCGTGCCCGCGACCGAGTCCCAGGGCCGCGTGCACACGAGCACCGCCACCGTTGCCGTGCTGCCTGAGCCCAAGGCCGTCGAGGTCAAGATCGACTGGGCCAACGACGTGACCGAGCACGTCACGACCTCCCAGGGCCCGGGCGGGCAGAACGTCAACAAGGTCGCTACCGCCGTCCACCTCGTGCACGAGCCCACGGGCCTCGAGGTGCGCATGCAGGAGAGCAAGAGCCAGCACCAGAACCGAGAGAAGGCCCGCCGTCTGCTCATGGCCCGCTTGTACGAGCGCCAACTCCGCGAAGCCGAGGCCGAGCGTTCCGCCGCCCGCAAGGGTCAGATCGGCACCGGCGAACGGTCCGAGAAGGTCCGCGTCTACCGCTAC contains:
- a CDS encoding response regulator: MKGGGEVSDQGRQSILLVDNDPSVLQALVARLASVGYRCESACSGGQALSLFQAHGADLVISDLNMPGGDGGSLADNLRRISDVPIIIISGFADASQTKLGDFKNVQFLKKPFETSQLLDLIDEVFGIEHAFAAQE
- a CDS encoding response regulator; protein product: MAKRVLIVDDEWSIRQVLEARLVACGFEVLTACDGPAGISAAKEELPDAILLDLRMPEMDGFEVLRRLKESGSAGEIPVIFLTANIHDTAKDRARAAGCAGFLTKPYDARSVVTAIDFATGSHAA
- a CDS encoding CHASE domain-containing protein; this encodes MSNSADDALEPVQDAQADADPWSASPWAFRVVRLAAVASMAITMLVMLGWKFEIDALAKQFPGVAAMTFNTALGLCLSALSLLLLGLPGRTPRTAAWLRDAALLAAGLAGTLATLTIMEMLTGSGLGIDELFVMDWVAREHATLETPGRMSQSTAVAILLLGVALGLSAVSSGRRSLRWASTATALLAISLGIVAGGAMLLADDGLTTVPFFSTMAPHTSWIVVFLACGVVTIELAGHRTSVALQARSSSRVKGVWLTMTVVLVFAPGVSVSAMVAKQSSSRELRAAEARFERLSDRIVRETRRRVRLPVHGLNGVSGMYAGSELVTRAEFRAFVEQRDLEAEFPGTIGMGVIDRVASVDLAAFEASQRADDGLGYVVHPESAHAVRYPIKYIDPLESNLPAWGFDVGSEANRRAAVEEAIRTGQPILTRRITLVQDDTQQPGFLLLKAIYRNDAPIDTPAEREASLEGIAYVPMLIEGIFEGVVQEAEGGVEFAIYEGRGISPSRKLFEDRGIESASVRPTSTTLNRHARFSRTVEVDAVGQPWTIEMVSSPAFDAAAVSSQSSTVAVYGLILSSVASLFVWLLGCARADALELAESKTRDLQRITEHLQQSSEVIARQNVELGAMAERAHRVVDDVSHEFRTPLTVIKEFASIINDGLAGPVTEKQVEFLKIMSGAVGDLNHMVEDLLDSSKLRAGRLRVERRGHRVEDIFERGRATLARKASSRGITIEERVEDGLPEVFADEEKVRRVIANLMTNAIKFSPQNSVIRLSATRRDGLGEVVIGVTDQGSGLSVEEIDSLFGRFHQTSAGRRATAKGFGLGLSIAEELSWLNLGRISVQSERGKGATFSFTVPYNQPEAILDHYFNTMASIERPEDQLVLLQVRAREHGNPQEVSSFLSSVSFPTDLLLPVHDDAKGGDTNSVTESWWILGRTMDVEAWKRRIHDARRQQIEDDGLNAPLLDFETVDSWSYPTELNEAMREIPLVLLGARSYG
- a CDS encoding DUF1338 family protein, producing the protein MPAHADPIEMQNRLFAELSAMFGREVPLYDKALAVNAACNRVVCDVLAMRHPGFAVSDEEIERTSGERHGAIRIGRPDEYRLIARFFACFGMEPHNFYDMTAIGAKSQPVIATAFRSPHKPEHRVFTSLLMTDYFDEATKKRIEDALADRRVFSERAIELLGKHEAEGGLVWDDANELIAEATGRIFKWTGRAHDHQLYTDLCDGGFKIAADIACFERHHLNHLTPNTLCMDVYTAAMKFCMGQSDRTTFEKRATRSLERMLLMSGNDWLTLHFKHLGTERIAAAGEADVDSGMLRTHVGALADRLAQDDLDLTRLPHAGFKDFTEGPSADTPVLLRQDAYKALTEPVLFEEADGTQIEGSHTARFGEIEQRFYATTPAGRAMYDQCLAAFEEARAGEPDLAHRDEEAFLAMQRNAFASFPDSLEGLLERELVYARYAPTDAGRAAAGTIETTDVRELVRLGYATREGLRYEDFLPVSAAGIFASNLSQYGTASTAAKRPEYAREQLEEIMGKRLIDTDAAYASVDARSRLATYEALGVLERLGPHERERLDRAAAIARAM
- a CDS encoding M24 family metallopeptidase: MSHDDKTTAAHLVARRQRTGEAMLKRAGLVLGEHATPPIVVLGAGEMVPVPGQHDRVYPFMAHSDYYYLTEQQCPGGVLALDLADGSPWRAFAPEVTQAHRTWEGDVTWEGAPLAELGPWLAERRGRSVAMLGCPIAGYGGGGDQRLSAELADALLHSRRVLDEVEISHMRAACAATAAGHAYAHRVLTSGEAAGMTERQLQVEIEAAFFRNGGDGTPYDTIVGSGPNAAVLHFAPGDRVISKGECVLIDAGAAHRRYAGDVTRTWPVGQPTQTQRDVINIVIDAEEAGLAMCVPGTEWHDVHRRCSEVVLDGLVGLGAIKGDPVSLVERGVAGLFFPHGVGHMIGLGVRGAGGRLPGRAPRKGPGGVGVRVDIPLEAGHGFTVEPGLYFIPGLIDVAETREAFGDVVQWGVIDALRKEIQGVRIEDDVLVREGGFEVLTEQIVKRLD
- a CDS encoding PCRF domain-containing protein, whose product is MTNLTDSLTPPLRAKLDDLAEQFRSVGRQLEDPDVLADHEQVRDLSIRRSALAPVVEGYERFKALVDEAAELRQAIDSGDDAELAEMAKAELPRIEANAHDEIESVKAALVSSDDNLVGSVILELRAGTGGDEAQIWAKDLLEMYEKYAGQRGWSFETLDFSGGESHGGLRSATASVKGEGVWAELSFEAGVHSVKRVPATESQGRVHTSTATVAVLPEPKAVEVKIDWANDVTEHVTTSQGPGGQNVNKVATAVHLVHEPTGLEVRMQESKSQHQNREKARRLLMARLYERQLREAEAERSAARKGQIGTGERSEKVRVYRYQDGIVADQRLDAKHQLRQILFDGDLTPLMTALIEQRTAQRLADL